A region from the Solibacillus sp. FSL H8-0523 genome encodes:
- a CDS encoding ABC transporter ATP-binding protein gives MAILTLENVTKRFSGLVAVNNVSLELNEGEILGMIGPNGAGKTTLFHSICGYHVPTEGRILLNGKEIQGLKPEKICVQGISRTFQIVQPFGNLTLLENVMVGAFNQVSKYDQAEKIAAEQLAYLGMDHKMHDRMKDLTFAEQKKVEVARALATNPKILFLDEVMSGLNPTEVNDFISLIKDIRDKGITIFFIEHLMSAVMQLSDRVVVMHLGEKIAEGPPEVVTKNPLVVEAYLGGEVSEHA, from the coding sequence ATGGCTATACTTACATTAGAAAATGTCACTAAACGATTCTCTGGTCTTGTCGCCGTAAACAATGTTTCATTAGAATTAAATGAGGGTGAGATATTAGGAATGATTGGCCCAAATGGTGCTGGGAAAACAACGTTATTCCACTCGATTTGTGGTTATCATGTACCTACGGAAGGTCGCATTTTACTAAATGGAAAAGAGATTCAAGGACTAAAGCCTGAAAAAATTTGTGTGCAAGGTATTTCACGTACATTCCAAATTGTTCAACCGTTCGGTAATTTAACATTGCTTGAAAATGTTATGGTTGGTGCGTTTAATCAAGTAAGTAAATACGACCAAGCAGAAAAAATTGCAGCAGAGCAATTAGCTTATCTAGGTATGGATCATAAAATGCATGATCGCATGAAAGATTTAACATTCGCTGAACAAAAAAAGGTTGAGGTAGCACGTGCGTTAGCAACAAATCCTAAAATTCTATTTTTAGATGAAGTAATGTCTGGATTAAATCCAACAGAGGTTAATGATTTCATTTCACTTATTAAAGATATTCGAGATAAAGGGATTACTATTTTCTTCATTGAACATTTAATGTCTGCTGTTATGCAATTATCTGATCGTGTTGTCGTGATGCACCTAGGTGAAAAAATTGCAGAGGGACCACCAGAAGTTGTTACAAAGAACCCATTAGTTGTGGAAGCTTACTTAGGAGGAGAGGTGTCAGAGCATGCTTAG
- a CDS encoding ABC transporter ATP-binding protein has product MLRVENLSAGYGNLQILRDLSFHVNQGEVVSILGTNGAGKTTTLRAISGLIPVTNGGIYFNDVLLNKKSTEFIVQSGLIQVPEDRKLFSDMTVRENLEMGAYTKSTRANFKKNLDYCYELFPILKERETQISGTMSGGQQQMLAIGRALMAEPKLLILDEPSIGLSPLLTKQVFDIISEIKKNGVTILLVEQNVNQALQVADRGYVIENGEIAIEGLADELLNDDNLKAAYLGIST; this is encoded by the coding sequence ATGCTTAGAGTTGAAAATCTGTCTGCAGGGTATGGAAATCTTCAAATTTTACGAGATTTAAGTTTTCACGTGAATCAAGGAGAAGTTGTAAGTATTCTAGGAACAAATGGTGCAGGGAAAACGACGACATTGCGTGCCATTTCAGGTTTAATTCCTGTTACAAACGGAGGCATTTATTTTAATGACGTACTCTTAAATAAGAAATCAACGGAATTCATTGTTCAGTCCGGTCTTATTCAAGTACCTGAGGATCGTAAACTCTTTTCGGATATGACTGTACGTGAAAATTTAGAGATGGGTGCATATACAAAATCGACTCGTGCAAACTTCAAAAAAAATCTAGATTATTGCTATGAGCTGTTTCCAATATTAAAGGAACGAGAAACACAAATTTCTGGCACTATGAGTGGTGGTCAACAACAAATGTTAGCGATTGGCCGTGCGTTAATGGCTGAACCAAAATTATTGATTTTGGATGAACCATCTATCGGGTTATCTCCACTCCTAACGAAGCAAGTTTTCGATATTATTTCAGAAATAAAGAAAAATGGCGTAACAATTTTACTAGTAGAACAAAATGTTAATCAAGCGCTTCAAGTAGCAGATAGAGGTTACGTAATTGAAAATGGTGAGATTGCAATAGAAGGTCTAGCGGATGAATTATTAAATGATGATAATCTAAAAGCTGCATACTTAGGAATTTCTACGTAA
- a CDS encoding IclR family transcriptional regulator has product MIKSIEKVTMILNLFSIDRPKLLIKEIQEELNMPKSTVFRILDTLEQTNYIQRNEATHEYSLGYQVFRLGSIYQTNLDYRRIALPHMQALMDETKETVELNIIDGINRVCIEKIDSPLDVRNFVRVGERKPAYLGAAGKVMLAFLPENELAEILEEVSALNVINVEELLKELKEIQQTGYAITHGERILGTYSISAPILGINGQLVAGINLAGPIQRLTEERTALLKARCIQTAEKISRYMGYSQ; this is encoded by the coding sequence ATGATTAAATCAATTGAGAAAGTTACAATGATCTTAAATCTATTTTCAATTGATAGGCCAAAATTATTGATTAAAGAAATTCAAGAAGAACTCAATATGCCTAAAAGTACAGTATTTCGAATACTTGATACGTTAGAACAAACTAACTATATTCAACGGAACGAAGCAACCCATGAGTATTCATTAGGTTATCAAGTATTTCGATTAGGCAGTATTTATCAAACCAATTTAGATTACCGTAGAATTGCGTTACCGCATATGCAGGCACTAATGGATGAAACCAAGGAAACGGTGGAACTAAATATTATTGATGGCATCAACCGAGTTTGTATTGAAAAAATTGATTCCCCTCTTGATGTTCGAAATTTTGTCCGAGTAGGTGAACGTAAACCTGCATATTTAGGGGCAGCTGGAAAAGTCATGTTGGCATTTTTACCTGAAAATGAATTAGCTGAGATTTTAGAAGAAGTATCGGCTCTCAATGTTATTAACGTGGAAGAGTTGTTAAAAGAACTAAAAGAAATTCAACAAACTGGTTATGCAATCACACACGGTGAGCGTATTTTAGGAACGTATTCAATTTCTGCCCCTATTTTAGGGATAAATGGACAATTAGTTGCAGGCATTAATTTAGCTGGTCCGATTCAGCGATTAACAGAAGAACGTACAGCATTATTAAAAGCAAGATGTATACAAACTGCTGAAAAAATTTCACGATATATGGGGTATTCGCAATAA